The following coding sequences lie in one Arachis ipaensis cultivar K30076 chromosome B03, Araip1.1, whole genome shotgun sequence genomic window:
- the LOC107632128 gene encoding uncharacterized protein LOC107632128: MAMTYAPSHLQFLRRLYRFGFLHPLSGRNFWYPPPHHPITVPNYRTFQCAVPKGLRDKKCVPCNLKELRPMTEDAAHTLMPQVSEWNLIKEDGIFKLKRTWKVKTFTKGLEFFKIVADLAESEGHHPDLHLVGWNNVTIEIWTHAVGGLTENDFILAAKIDKLNVNDLLRRKPSD; this comes from the exons ATGGCCATGACGTATGCTCCGTCGCATCTGCAATTTCTCCGTCGTCTGTACCGTTTCGGATTTCTCCACCCTCTAAGTGGCCGCAATTTCTGGTATCCACCGCCACATCACCCTATCACTGTGCCAAACTACCGCACCTTCCAGTGCGCCGTTCCTAAGG GTCTCAGAGATAAGAAGTGTGTGCCATGCAATCTGAAGGAACTGCGACCAATGACCGAGGATGCAGCACACACTTTGATGCCACAG GTTTCTGAGTGGAATTTGATAAAAGAAGATGGCATATTTAAACTGAAGAGGACATGGAAAGTAAAGACTTTCACCAAAGGCTTGGAATTCTTCAAGATAGTAGCTGACCTTGCTGAAAGTGAAG GTCATCACCCTGATCTTCACCTTGTTGGCTGGAATAATGTTACTATTGAGATTTGGACTCATGCTGTCG GTGGGCTTACAGAAAATGACTTTATACTTGCTGCTAAGATCGATAAGCTTAATGTGAATGACCTACTGCGACGAAAGCCTTCAGACTGA